GGGCACGGACGCGGCGGGTGCGGCGGGCGCCTCGGCGGCGGGGTCGAAGGCCAGGCCGAGCGCTCCGGCGACGGCCTCGGCGGTCAGCACGAGCCCCGTCGCGCCGGTGCACGAGACGACGACGTCGGCACGTGTCAGTTCGTCACAGACCGCGGCCATCTCCACGGCGCGAGCGGTCACTCCGGTGCCACCGGGCTGGGCCAGGATCTCGACGAGCCGGTCCGCGCGGGCCCGGGTCCGGTTGGCGACGGTGATCTCGGAGACACCGGCGCGGGCCAGGGTGGCGGCGGCCAGCGAGGACATCGAACCGGCGCCGATCACCAGGGCGCGCTTGCCCCTGGCCCAGTCGGCGACGTCCGCACCGGCGGCGAGCTGTTCGAGACCGAAGGTGACGAGCGACTGCCCGGCCCGGTCGATCCCGGTCTCGCTGTGGGCGCGCTTGCCGACCCGCAGGGACTGCTGGAACAGGTCGTTCAGCAGCCGGCCCGCGGTGTGCAGCTCCTGCCCCAGCGCGAGCGCGTCCTTGATCTGCCCGAGGATCTGGCCCTCGCCGACGACCATCGAGTCCAGCCCACAGGCCACCGAGAAGAGGTGGTGGACGGCCCGGTCCTCGTAGTGCACATAGAGATACGGAGTGAGCTCGTCCAGTCCGACGCCGCTGTGCTGGGCGAGGAGCGTGGACAGCTCGGCGACGCCCGCGTGGAACTTGTCCACGTCGGCGTACAGCTCGATGCGGTTGCAGGTGGCCAGCGCGGCCGCCTCGACCGCGGGTTCCGCGGCGAGGGCGTCCTGGAGGAGCTTGGCCTGCGTCTCGGCAGCCAGCGATGCCCGCTCCAGTACGGAGACGGGGGCGCTGCGGTGGCTCAGCCCTACGACGAGAAGACTCATGCCGGCATCACGGCGGGCATGTCCCCGTCAGGTCCTTTTCTGCTGGCTGCGGCCGCGCGCACGGGGGGTGCGCCCGGGTCGTCCGAGCCGCTCTCGGCGGCGTCCTCGCCGGCCTTGCGCTGCTCGTGGAAGGCGAGGATCTGCAGCTCGATGGAGAGGTCGACCTTGCGGACGTCGACGCCGTCGGGCACGGAGAGCACCGTCGGCGCGAAGTTCAGGATGGAGGTGACACCCGCGGCGACGAGCCGGTCGCAGACCTGCTGCGCGGCACCGGCGGGGGTCGAGATGACGCCGATCGACACCCCGTTGTCGCTGACGATCTTCTCCAGATCGTCGGCGTGCTGCACGGGGATGCCGGCGACGGGCGTTCCGGCCATCGCCGGGTCGGCGTCGATCAGTGCGGCGACCCGGAAGCCGCGGGAGGCGAAACCGCCGTAGTTGGCGAGCGCGGCGCCGAGGTTACCGATACCGACGATCACGACCGGCCAGTCCTGGGTGAGCCCGAGCTCGCGGGAGATCTGGTAGACGAGATACTCGACGTCGTACCCGACTCCGCGCGTTCCGTAGGACCCGAGGTAGCTGAAGTCCTTGCGCAGCTTGGCGGAGTTGACCCCCGCCGCCGCGGCGAGCTCCTCGGACGAGACCGTGGGGACCGAGCGCTCGGAGAGCGCGGTCAGTGCGCGCAGATACAGCGGAAGCCGGGCGACGGTGGCCTCGGGAATTCCTCGGCTACGGGTCGCCGGTCGGTGATTTCGGCCAGTTGCCACGGTGCTCCTGCGGGATGAGCGGGGCTGCAGGCGGCCGTACGTCCCAAGGCCGCCCCGTCGAATGCAGGCTATGTCTTTGTGAACGCGTGCACAAAGATGGTGTCCGTTTTGTCCGGTCAAAGTGACCGGGGTCACGCGCATCCGTTGCGCGATCCCGGAACCAAGGATCGCATCAGCCCGTTGCAGGTCCGAAGGGGGCAAAGCGGTACACACTCCTCACAGCCACTCCCCCGAGACCACTCAAAACGCCCACGATGGTAACCGCGTTCGCCTAGGAGCGCAGTGCGTCGCGCAGCCTCACGGGATCCACCCGCCAGAACGTGTGCTGTTCGTCATCGATCAGGACGACCGGAATCTGCTCCCAGTACGCCCGGTGCAGCTCCTCGTCCTGGGTGATGTCCTTCTCCTCCCAGGACGCACCGGTCTCCGCACACACCTCCCGCACCACTGCCCTCGCGCCGTCACAGAGGTGACATCCGGGCTTCCCGACCAGGGTCACCACCCGGTCCGCGGGCTTCTTCTTCATACGTCGCAACAGGGCACTCATGCCCCCATTCTGCGCCGCGCAGGACCGGCAGTCCGCGCCGGAACGGGCCGGAACAGGACAGGTTCCCCCTCGATCCGCGACACCTCACCCAATACGCCCCGAATCGCCCGTTTAACACATCCGCAGCCGAGAGTTCACGGCACGGCATCCCGGCAGGTCCGGAAGGGCCGAACCGACTGGCTATGCTCACGCCATGGCCGCTCTTGGATGGCTCACACCCCGTAGGCGCCCCGCGACAGCACGGAGCGTGCTGGCAGGCGAGGCAGCAGCTGAGGCAGCGCGGAAGTCCTCCCTCCCCACCGGCACGTCCGAGGAGGCGCCCTTCCCCGTCGTCGGCGACGAACGGGCCGCCGCCTTCTTCGACCTGGACAACACCGTGATGCAGGGCGCAGCGATCTTCCACTTCGGCCGCGGTCTGTACAAGCGGAAGTTCTTCCAGCGCCGCGAGCTGACCCGGTTCGCCTGGCAGCAGGCCTGGTTCCGACTGGCCGGCGTCGAGGACCCGGAGCACATGCAGGACGCCCGCGACAGCGCCCTGTCCATCGTCAAGGGCCACCGCGTCTCCGAGCTGATGTCCATCGGCGAGGAGATCTACGACGAGTACATGGCCGACCGCATCTGGCCCGGCACCCGCGCCCTCGCCCAGGCCCACCTCGACGCCGGACAGCGCGTCTGGCTGGTCACCGCCGCCCCGGTGGAGACCGCCACGATCATCGCCCGCCGCCTCGGCCTGACCGGCGCGCTCGGCACGGTCGCCGAATCCGTAGACGGCGTCTACACCGGCCGCCTGGTCGGCGAGCCGCTGCACGGCCCCGCGAAGGCCGAGGCGGTCCGCGCCCTGGCCGCGGCCGAGGGCCTGGACCTCGACCGCTGCGCCGCGTACAGCGACTCGCACAACGACATCCCGATGCTGTCCCTGGTCGGACATCCGTACGCGATCAACCCGGACTCCAAGCTCCGCAAGCACGCCCGCGCGCTCGACTGGCGGCTGCGGGACTACCGGACGGGCCGCAAGGCCGCCAAGGTCGGCATCCCGGCCGCGGCCGGCGTCGGCGCACTCGCGGGCGGCACCGCCGCCGCCGTCGCCCTGCACCGCCGCCGTCGCTGACGCACATTCGTTCGCGCCACGCCCGGCGGCCTGCCGCCAATCGGGACCCCTTACCCACCGACCGCTCCCGCCAGTCGGATTGCTCGCACCCGACCACAACCCGTCGCGCTCATAGGCAGATCACGAAGTAATCCGATCAATAACCGGTCACGATGTGCTACTTGATGCATCGAATAGTCGCTACAGAAGCGACGTAATCGATGATTTGAGCAACTGGGTGTAGCACTGCCTGTACGAA
This sequence is a window from Streptomyces sp. NBC_01217. Protein-coding genes within it:
- a CDS encoding glutamyl-tRNA reductase is translated as MSLLVVGLSHRSAPVSVLERASLAAETQAKLLQDALAAEPAVEAAALATCNRIELYADVDKFHAGVAELSTLLAQHSGVGLDELTPYLYVHYEDRAVHHLFSVACGLDSMVVGEGQILGQIKDALALGQELHTAGRLLNDLFQQSLRVGKRAHSETGIDRAGQSLVTFGLEQLAAGADVADWARGKRALVIGAGSMSSLAAATLARAGVSEITVANRTRARADRLVEILAQPGGTGVTARAVEMAAVCDELTRADVVVSCTGATGLVLTAEAVAGALGLAFDPAAEAPAAPAASVPAPPADSDRHAAWVENGTSGTVRQAVRRTTVPAQGTGPVRLALLDLAMPRDIDGATARLDGVRLVDIESLAEASADAPMAADVDQVRTIVADEVAAFGAAQRAAHITPTVVALRTMAAGVVAGEIARLDGRLPDLDEKQRAEITQTVRRVVDKLLHAPTVRVKQLASEPGGAGYADALRELFDLDPQTVAAVSRADLNDPNRGRS
- a CDS encoding redox-sensing transcriptional repressor Rex; translated protein: MATGRNHRPATRSRGIPEATVARLPLYLRALTALSERSVPTVSSEELAAAAGVNSAKLRKDFSYLGSYGTRGVGYDVEYLVYQISRELGLTQDWPVVIVGIGNLGAALANYGGFASRGFRVAALIDADPAMAGTPVAGIPVQHADDLEKIVSDNGVSIGVISTPAGAAQQVCDRLVAAGVTSILNFAPTVLSVPDGVDVRKVDLSIELQILAFHEQRKAGEDAAESGSDDPGAPPVRAAAASRKGPDGDMPAVMPA
- a CDS encoding glutaredoxin family protein, whose translation is MSALLRRMKKKPADRVVTLVGKPGCHLCDGARAVVREVCAETGASWEEKDITQDEELHRAYWEQIPVVLIDDEQHTFWRVDPVRLRDALRS
- a CDS encoding HAD family hydrolase, which gives rise to MAALGWLTPRRRPATARSVLAGEAAAEAARKSSLPTGTSEEAPFPVVGDERAAAFFDLDNTVMQGAAIFHFGRGLYKRKFFQRRELTRFAWQQAWFRLAGVEDPEHMQDARDSALSIVKGHRVSELMSIGEEIYDEYMADRIWPGTRALAQAHLDAGQRVWLVTAAPVETATIIARRLGLTGALGTVAESVDGVYTGRLVGEPLHGPAKAEAVRALAAAEGLDLDRCAAYSDSHNDIPMLSLVGHPYAINPDSKLRKHARALDWRLRDYRTGRKAAKVGIPAAAGVGALAGGTAAAVALHRRRR